The DNA sequence TCGGTGCGCACGTAGCGCGCCGCCACCAGGATCTCGCGGCCGTCGGCCAGAAACAGCGGGCGCTCGGGCTGGCGGGTGCGGGTGCGCAGTCCGCCGTAGGGGTCGCTGCACTTCCACCAGTCGCGCCCGTCGGTGTCGTGCAGCGGCAGCACGTCGCGGAAGTCGCGGCCGAGCGCATTCGCGGCGGAAACCCGCGAGAGCCGGGCGGCCATGCGGTTGAACGTCACTACGCGGCCGTCGCCGTCGGCGACGACGACACCGTCGGGAAGGTCGTCGGCAGCGAGCGCGGGAGCCGCGTCCGACGCGCCCGCGCCGCTGTGCTCCGCTGGTTGGTCGCCGCCCACGACCGCCTCCCCACGCCCTCATACGACCGCACCCGCCGGATCGGGACCATCCCCGCGGTCGCGGGGAGCACAAACGTTTCGCCGACGACCCGTGGAGATGAGAGCTTGAGCGTATCGGCAAGACGGGGGATGCGGGCAACCCGCAGAACGCGGGGAAAACCCGGGCATACGCCGGAAAGCCCGGCGCAGGGGCGTCTCACCAGGCGTCCGGCACCGCGCGGCGGCCCTACCCGTTTTGCGGGTGGTTACGCGTCTGCCGCATAGCGAGCGGCTCGGCCTGGTGTACCAGCTTCGGTCCGCTGCTGGCGCGCGGTGGTGTACAGGCATACGGCAGCGGCAGTCGCCAGATTCAGGCTTTCAGCCGCGCCGTAAATGGGGACGGCGACCGCGCCGTCGGTGAGCGCGACGGTCTCCTCCGGCAGCCCCCACGCCTCGTTGCCGAAGACCCAGCCCACGCGGCCGTCGAGGCCGCCGTCGTCGGCGACGGCGTGCAGGTCGCGCTCCCCGCTTCCGTCGGCGGCGAGGATCCGGGCGCCGGCGTCGCGCAGACGGGCGAGTGCGTCGGCGACCGGCACGCCCACGACGACGGGCAGGTGGAACAGGCTGCCCGCCGAGGCACGCACGCATTTGCCGTTGTAGGGGTCGACCGAGGCGTCGGTGAACACGACCGCGTCGGCGCCGGCCGCGTCGGCCGTGCGCACGACGGTTCCGGCGTTGCCGGGATCGCGCACGTGGGAGAGTACGGCGACCAGTCGGGCGGGGCCGAGGCCGCCGAGCGGCACGTCGACGAAGTCGCACACGGCCAGCACCCCTTGGGGGGTGACCGTCTGCGCCAGTTCGGCCATGACCTCCAGGGTGACCCGGTGGACGGCCGCGCCGCGCCGCTCGGCGGCCTCGATCAGCTCCGCGTGGCGCTGGGCGGCATCGGCGGTGGTGAACAGTTCGTGCACCCGCCCCGGTGCCGCCAGCGCCTCGCGTACGGCTTGGGGCCCCTCGACCAGGAACCGGCGCTCACGCTGGCGGAATGCGCGCTTGGCGAGCCGACGAGCCCCCTTGATGCGGGGGGACCTGGTGCTTGTGAACTCGTGGCTCGCCATCGCGTAGTGCCGGTCTGCTCCCGGGCCGCTCAGGCCGCGGTCTTCTGCTGCACGTCGGTGGGCAGCGCGCCCTTGGCGGTCTCGACGAGGGAGGCGAAGGTCGCCTCGTCGTTGACGGCCATGTCGGCGAGCATCCGGCGGTCGACCTCGACGCCGGCGAGCTTGAGACCCTGCATGAACCGGTTGTAGGTCAGGCCGTTGGCGCGGGCACCGGCGTTGATGCGCTGGATCCACAGCTTGCGGAACTCCCCCTTGCGATCCTTGCGGTCGCGGTAGGAGTAGGTCATCGAGTGGAGCATCTGCTCCTTGGCCTTGCGGTACAGGCGCGAACGCTGCCCGCGGTAGCCCTTGGCCCGCTCTAGGACGACCCGGCGCTTCTTCTTGGCGTTGAGAGCCCGCTTCACGCGTGCCACTGTGACTCCCTTGTGGGTAGGCGTCGGTATCCGCCGCGGTCCCGGCCGGATCAGGGCACACAGGCACCCTGCGGAGGGATGGACGGATCGGACGGAATGGAATTCGGCCCTAGCCGAGCAGCGTCTTGAGCTTGTTGGCGTCGGGACGGGACATCTCCACCTCGCCGCTGAGGCGGCGGGTGCGCTTGCTCGACTTGTGCTCGAGGAGGTGGTTCTTGTTGGCACGGCGGCGCATGATCTTGCCCGAGCCGGTCACGCGGAAGCGCTTCCTCGCCCCACTGTGCGTTTTGTTCTTCGGCATAGTCGCCGTCGTCTCCTACCTCAGTCGCTCGACTCTGTGCCGCCGGTGGCTCCCGGCGGCACGACTGCACTGCTTCGCGAAAAGCACGTCAGCACATCGACACACCGCGGCACACCACCGGCGCCCCGAAGGTCCGGCGGCGGTACACCGCGCTGCATCAACGTAGCGGGGGCGCTACCGCCCGAAGCGGGCGGCCGCGGTCAGGTCCCCTGGCCGGCCTGCTCCTGCTGGCGCTGTTCGCGCCGCGGCTTGCCGCCGCCGGCGCGGGACTCGGCCTTGTGCTCGGAGCGGCGCTTGTGCGGCCCGAGCACCATCACCATGTTGCGGCCGTCCTGCTTCGGCTGCGATTCGACCGCCCCGAGTTCCGAAACGTCCTCGGCCAGCCGGGACAGCAGCCGGCGCCCCAGCTCGGGCCGGGACTGCTCGCGACCGCGGAACATGATCGTCACCTTGACCTTGTCACCGCCCTTGAGGAACCGCTCCACGTGACCCTTCTTGGTCTCGTAGTCGTGCGGGTCGATCTTCGGGCGGAGCTTGATCTCCTTGATGATCGTGTTCGACTGGTTCCTGCGCGACTCGCGCGCCTTGACCGCGGACTCGTACTTGTACTTGCCGTAGTCCATCAGCTTCGCGACCGGCGGGCGGGCCGTGGGCGCGACCTCCACGAGGTCGAGCTGGGCCTCTTCGGCGAGGCGCAGCGCGTCCTGAACGGGCACGATACCGACCTGCTCGCCGTTGGGACCGACGAGTCGGACCTCGGCCACCCTGATGCGGTCATTGATGCGGGGCTCAGCGCTGATGGGACCCCTCCCTAGCTTTGTCGTAACTCTTGTGGGGGGCCACCCGGTCCTGTGTGCGGATCCGAAATGCGAAAACCCCGCCGGCGGTGTGCAAGCGGGGTTGATCCACCGAACGCATCGGCCCCGGCGGGCGAAGAGCCGCCGCCGCGACACGCGCTGCCGCCGTTGCCGACGGCGTCGGACGACGCATCTCCTGCGCCTCCGACCGGAACCCGTGCGAGTAGCGCCCCGACGGGTGGGAGGATCCGCCTCCGCTTACGTCTGACCGGTGCGAAGCGCACCGGATCAAGTCAGGACTTCATGATACCAGCAGTTCCGCTGCACTCCGCCACAAGCGCCGGGTGGCGCCTGTTATCGCAACATCGGCGGTATCGGCCGCTATTCCCGCAGCGCCCCGGATCCGCCCGTCTCGGCGCCTTCGGCTGCGGCGCCGCCGGCGGAGCGGCGCCGCAGTTCCGCCAGACCCGCGGCGCGCATCGCCTCGACCGGTGCCTGCTCGGCTCCCGTCATCAGTTCGACCTGGCGCGCCGCCTGGTGCAGCAGCATCGCGAAGCCGTCGACGACCGTGCGCCCGGCCTCCTGCGCCGCGCTCGCCAGCACGGTGGGCCAGGGACTGTAGACCACGTCGAACAGCGCAGCGCCGCTCGCCACCACCGGCGCGGCATAGGCGTCGCCGGCCCCGGTGGGAAGTGTCGACACCACCACGTCGACGTCCAGGCGGCCCTCGATCCGCTCCAGCGGTGCGGTGGCCACGCCGAGCTGCATCCGCTCGGCCGCCGCCGCGACGCCCGCGGTCCGCTTCGGGTCGCGGGCCCAGACAGTGACCGCGCCGTCCCCGGTGGCGCCAAGCTCGCGCAGCGCGGCGACCGCCGAAGCGGCGGTCGCGCCACCGCCCAGCACGGCCGCCGAGGAGGCGCGTTCGACACCGGCTTCGCGCAGCGCGGCGACGATGCCGTGGACGTCGGTGTTATAGGCCAGCCGCCGCCCCCGGCGGTCGAACACGACGGTGTTGGCGCCGCCCACCTCGCGGGCGAGGGGTTCGACCTCGTCGGCGAGCCGCAGTGCCTCGCGCTTGAGCGGCATGGTCAGGCTCAGCCCGGCCCACTCGGCACCGCAGCCCTGAAGGAACGCGGCCAACCCCTCCTCGCGGCACTCGTGCAGGGTGTAGTCCCACTCCCCCGCCAGACCGAGTGCCGCGTAGGCGGCCGTGTGCAGCGCCGGCGACAACGAGTGGCCCACCGGCGAGCCCAGTACCGCCGCCCGCATCACGCGTCGCCCCGGTTCTGCTGGAACTCCTGCTTGAGCTGCAGGAACTCCGCGTGGGTCTCGGCGAACTCGGTGACGCCGTTCTCCGGGTCGGTGGCGACGAAGTACAGCCAGTCGCCGTCGGCCGGATTCAGCGCGGCCTCGATCGCGTCGCGGCCGGGGCTGACGATGGGGCCGACGGGCAGGCCCTGACGACCGTAGGTGGCGTACTCGCTGCCGCTGTCCTTGCACTCCTGGAGCTGCTCGCCGTTCAGCGCGATGCCGTACTCGTCCAGCACGTAGAAGCAGGTGCTGTCCATGCCCAGCTCCATGCCCCGCTGCAGCCGGTTGTAGACCACGCGCGCGATCTTGGGCATGTCCTCGGCGGATCCCGCCTCCGCCTGCACGATTGCCGCGACCGACATCGCCTCGTTGGGTGTCAGATTGCGCTCTTCGGCGCTCTTCACCAGCGACACCTCCTCGGCCACCTCGTGGAACCGGTCCACCATGCGCTTGAGCAGCGCGGCCGCTCCCGCGTCTGCGGGCATGTCGTAGGTGTCGGGGAACAGGTAGCCCTCGGCGCCCTGCTCGGCGTAGTCGGGCAGACCCAGTCGCTCGCCCTCCGCCACGGCGGCGCGCAGTTCCTCCATCGGGATGCCGGTCTCCTCGGAGATCAGGTTCAGGATCTCCTCGGACCGCAGCCCTTCCTTGAAGGTGATGTGCGCCTGCACGCGGGAGGCGGGGTCCATCAGCATGGCCACGGCGGCCTCCCCGCTCATTCGCTCCTGCAGCCGGTAGGTCCCGGGGGCGAGGCTGCCGCCGTGGTCGTCCAGCGCGTTGAGGAACGCGCGGGAGCTGGCGACGACGCCCTTGTCCGCGAGGTTCCGCGCGACGGCGCTTCCGGTGGCGCCCTCCTCGACGGTGACCTGCACGTCGCCGCTGCCCCGGCCCTCGTAGTCGGGCGGGAAGAGGTAGCCGCGGCCGACGTAGCCGCCCGTCGCCAGAAGCGCCACCAGCGCGACGGCCAGGGCGGCGATCAGCGCCTTGCGCGGTCCGCGGCCGCGCTCGCGGCGCGCCGATCCGGCCTTGCCTCCCCGCGACCGGGAGGAACCGCTGCGTTCGGCGGAACGGCGGGCCCGCCGCCGGCCGCCGCGTCGGCCGCCGTCGTCCTCGGGTGCATCGTCCTCGTCGCCGTAGGCGGGGTCGGTGAAGCCGGTGCGGTCGCCGTGGTCTCGGCGCCCGTCCGGATCGTCCGGGGCCTGCGGAGCGGAACGGCGGCCGCGGCGCGGTGCCTCTCGCTCCTCTTCGCGGTAGCGGCCTTCGTCGCCGCCGCTCTCCGCCGGGAACTCGAACTCGCCGGTGTCGGCTCCGCGGCGGCGCCTGCGGCCGCCGCGGGAGTCCTGCGCGCGCGATCGGTCCTCGGACCGGGCGGGATCGGGTTCCTCCACGGCGGGGAACGCGCCCGAGTCCGCCGAGCGCCGGCGCCGTCCCGTGCGGCCGTCGTCGGGGGCGGCATCCGGGACGGCCGGGAACGCGCCGGAATCGGCGGAACGGCGGCGCCGGCCACCGCGCGGCTCGTCCGCGGAGTCCTCGCCCCGGGGGCGCTTGCGGCGGACCGGGACGGAGTCGAAGTCCAGCGTACGCCGCGGGGCGGTCTGGAAGCCGTCGTCCCGGTCGTCGGGTGCAGGACGGCTCCAGGCGAGGTGCTCCTCGGCCTCGTCGTCGTATCGCGGCCTGCGCCGGCGCCCGCGGGAGGGGGCGCCGTCCGCCGGCGCGTAGGGCTGGGGGCCGGTGGCGGGACCGGGGTCGGCGCCTTCGCCGCCACCGCGGTGGCGGCGGCCGCGGGGGCGGGCGGCCTGGGCGTCCTCCCAGCGGGGCGGCGGCTGGTCCGGATAGCCGGGGTCTCCGGGCGGCTCGGGGGCCGGCGGCCGGGAGCCGGTCGGGTGATCGGCCTCCGCGCCGGGCCGGTCCGGGGGCGACCGCCACGGGTCGGTGAACGGCTCGGGGTGGGATTCGCTCGGCTGTCGGCCGGAATCCGAGGGGCCGCGACGGGCATCGCCGTGGGGGTCGCCAACGCGGCGGCGGCCGCGCCGCGAGCGGTAGCGATCGCCGTCGTCGTAGGGGCTGCGGTCGCTCATTCGCCGCTCCCAACGGTCTCGCCGGGCGGGCGGCCGCTTTGGCGCTCGGTGTCGAGCGCGCTCTGCAGCAGCACCACCGCCGCGGCCTGGTCGACGACCGAGCGCCGCGCCTGGCCGCCGCGGGCGCCGCGGCCGCCGTAGGACGCGCCGGCGCGCAGCTGCTCCTGCGCGGTTACCGTCGTCATCCGCTCGTCCACCAGCCGCACCGGCACGGGCGCCAGCCTGCGCGCCAAAGCGGTGGCGAAGGAG is a window from the Streptomonospora litoralis genome containing:
- the rpmI gene encoding 50S ribosomal protein L35, giving the protein MPKNKTHSGARKRFRVTGSGKIMRRRANKNHLLEHKSSKRTRRLSGEVEMSRPDANKLKTLLG
- a CDS encoding shikimate dehydrogenase, encoding MRAAVLGSPVGHSLSPALHTAAYAALGLAGEWDYTLHECREEGLAAFLQGCGAEWAGLSLTMPLKREALRLADEVEPLAREVGGANTVVFDRRGRRLAYNTDVHGIVAALREAGVERASSAAVLGGGATAASAVAALRELGATGDGAVTVWARDPKRTAGVAAAAERMQLGVATAPLERIEGRLDVDVVVSTLPTGAGDAYAAPVVASGAALFDVVYSPWPTVLASAAQEAGRTVVDGFAMLLHQAARQVELMTGAEQAPVEAMRAAGLAELRRRSAGGAAAEGAETGGSGALRE
- a CDS encoding TrmH family RNA methyltransferase, with protein sequence MASHEFTSTRSPRIKGARRLAKRAFRQRERRFLVEGPQAVREALAAPGRVHELFTTADAAQRHAELIEAAERRGAAVHRVTLEVMAELAQTVTPQGVLAVCDFVDVPLGGLGPARLVAVLSHVRDPGNAGTVVRTADAAGADAVVFTDASVDPYNGKCVRASAGSLFHLPVVVGVPVADALARLRDAGARILAADGSGERDLHAVADDGGLDGRVGWVFGNEAWGLPEETVALTDGAVAVPIYGAAESLNLATAAAVCLYTTARQQRTEAGTPGRAARYAADA
- the ruvX gene encoding Holliday junction resolvase RuvX; this encodes MRHGVRIAVDPGSTRIGVALSDPSGMLATPVETVRRGSGDLDRIAELVVEHEAREVVVGYPASLSGEAGPAARRARSFATALARRLAPVPVRLVDERMTTVTAQEQLRAGASYGGRGARGGQARRSVVDQAAAVVLLQSALDTERQSGRPPGETVGSGE
- the mltG gene encoding endolytic transglycosylase MltG, producing the protein MSDRSPYDDGDRYRSRRGRRRVGDPHGDARRGPSDSGRQPSESHPEPFTDPWRSPPDRPGAEADHPTGSRPPAPEPPGDPGYPDQPPPRWEDAQAARPRGRRHRGGGEGADPGPATGPQPYAPADGAPSRGRRRRPRYDDEAEEHLAWSRPAPDDRDDGFQTAPRRTLDFDSVPVRRKRPRGEDSADEPRGGRRRRSADSGAFPAVPDAAPDDGRTGRRRRSADSGAFPAVEEPDPARSEDRSRAQDSRGGRRRRRGADTGEFEFPAESGGDEGRYREEEREAPRRGRRSAPQAPDDPDGRRDHGDRTGFTDPAYGDEDDAPEDDGGRRGGRRRARRSAERSGSSRSRGGKAGSARRERGRGPRKALIAALAVALVALLATGGYVGRGYLFPPDYEGRGSGDVQVTVEEGATGSAVARNLADKGVVASSRAFLNALDDHGGSLAPGTYRLQERMSGEAAVAMLMDPASRVQAHITFKEGLRSEEILNLISEETGIPMEELRAAVAEGERLGLPDYAEQGAEGYLFPDTYDMPADAGAAALLKRMVDRFHEVAEEVSLVKSAEERNLTPNEAMSVAAIVQAEAGSAEDMPKIARVVYNRLQRGMELGMDSTCFYVLDEYGIALNGEQLQECKDSGSEYATYGRQGLPVGPIVSPGRDAIEAALNPADGDWLYFVATDPENGVTEFAETHAEFLQLKQEFQQNRGDA
- the rplT gene encoding 50S ribosomal protein L20, which gives rise to MARVKRALNAKKKRRVVLERAKGYRGQRSRLYRKAKEQMLHSMTYSYRDRKDRKGEFRKLWIQRINAGARANGLTYNRFMQGLKLAGVEVDRRMLADMAVNDEATFASLVETAKGALPTDVQQKTAA
- the infC gene encoding translation initiation factor IF-3; protein product: MAEVRLVGPNGEQVGIVPVQDALRLAEEAQLDLVEVAPTARPPVAKLMDYGKYKYESAVKARESRRNQSNTIIKEIKLRPKIDPHDYETKKGHVERFLKGGDKVKVTIMFRGREQSRPELGRRLLSRLAEDVSELGAVESQPKQDGRNMVMVLGPHKRRSEHKAESRAGGGKPRREQRQQEQAGQGT